A single window of Channa argus isolate prfri chromosome 2, Channa argus male v1.0, whole genome shotgun sequence DNA harbors:
- the LOC137106604 gene encoding aggrecan core protein-like isoform X2, whose translation MIRCTVLLSVCLNVISASFNYYNDEANPLIDPEEVLSVTIPLEGLQHPLLGGTMTLPCFFEDHTVPDPGAPTIAPLSHRIKWSLVTKEKVTTILVALEGQVRISKSYMDRVRVMGYPSTPTDASIQISELRSSDTGVYRCQVQHGIEDNHDLVHVDVQGIVFHYRAIMGRYSLTFEKAKAACAQNSAVMASPEQLQAAYDDGFHQCDAGWLSDQTVRYPIHDPRVNCYGDKEILPGVRTYGVRDLNETYDVYCFAEKITGRVYYTASAEKFTYSEAVVACSNQGAQLATTGQLYLAWQRGMDVCNAGWLGDRSVRYPINVRRPQCGGGLLGVRTVYLHKNQTGYPLPEARYDAFCYTESPDEEGSGIESGSGVLSVTTVTQIPEVFLRSTTTESEAVGEVETQQPTIVDILYTEEPMDLSLPQLPNVTEVITELTKSVDGQSLGSIEPTKDFGVLPNGVVFHYSAGSGRYAYTFVEAQLACQSVGASIATPEQLQAAFDAGYHQCDAGWLLDQTVRYPIVFPRDKCAGDLGDQPGVRSYGLRPANERYDVYCYINGLKGEIFHVASAEGFTYDEAVTSCQKQNAVLASTGELYAAWKMGFDKCRAGWLADRSVRYPINNPRTECGGGKLGVHTVYAHYNQTGYPKLDSKFDAYCFRDILVISNETGLNITDIQEALINLTSITDLLRPVVPSIAPPVPVETSGSGSGSIDLGSTGDPSANVSGSTDLSGSGDLSGSGKPDISGDLSSSGDLNGSGDLSGSGDLIGSGDLSGSGDLTGSRDLSGSGDLTDSGDLSGSGDLTGSRDLSGSGDLTGSGDLSGSGDHVMSGGLSGFGYLSGSENKVISGDLSGSEDPAVSGGLPGSGDLSGSGDLSGSGDLVISGDLYGSGDHVMSGHSSSSGDLSGSADMPDSLTAKLPRGESGLSSADFSESGLSGERDDIIITFSGIDSIVSGEGSVSGVLQEAGEGSTGILIFPSSGSGAFSGSGDLSGFATGSGSNSAESGSSPESFDESGQSSGMLSGFSSQEFSGFSGFPSGFSSGSASGQTTELSGSGDAPIILLEDKLIDASAPIPLKEFKLGADQLMFSGSGDFSGSGIISADISGSASGGGSGFFSGVTFAEITVSSSGQQEVSGFLLYSSGQGSGEHVSGSGSSNFISGSGSGMSGFGISKYSTSGEEGSVTFLDGDFMTEGSGETTFAHELGQGSVEYSGEQSSSSSGFYSGSGADHSSTASNILPEAPSVVLPSPSSQRAFTVGTTGPELDFAGSELAPTSNVYMTDFAVLGPAGIAAPPTAATSASKQTPGLIVDGGFNPCEPNPCGGASCTAEDGVPLCHEVDVCHSNPCTNGATCMESADSYKCLCLPSYGGKHCEIDEQQCEDRWTKFQGNCYRHFSDRKTWLDAERHCRDMNAHLVSVVTPEEQDFVHSNAQDYQWIGLNDKTVANDFRWTDGTPLQFQNWRPNQPDNYLSTGEDCVVMIWHENGQWNDVPCNYHLPFTCKKGPVSCGAPPEVDNAYMFGNRREEYPVNSIIRYQCNQGFRQRHLPVVRCKADGQWETPRVECTNMVKTRKRIEPRFSRSQQEE comes from the exons ATGATAAGGTGCACTGTcctgctgtctgtgtgtctgaatgtcATCTCAGCATCATTTAATTATTACAATGATGAGGCAAATCCCTTGATAG ACCCAGAGGAAGTCCTGAGCGTGACTATTCCTTTGGAAGGTCTACAGCACCCGTTACTGGGAGGAACGATGACACTACCGTGTTTCTTTGAG GATCACACTGTCCCCGATCCAGGCGCTCCCACAATTGCCCCCCTTTCTCATCGTATAAAATGGAGTCTTGTCACCAAAGAGAAAGTCACAACCATCCTGGTAGCTTTGGAAGGACAGGTGCGTATCAGCAAGAGTTACATGGACAGAGTTCGAGTGATGGGCTACCCCAGTACCCCTACAGATGCTAGTATCCAGATATCCGAGCTACGATCCAGTGACACAGGAGTCTACCGCTGTCAAGTTCAGCATGGCATTGAGGACAACCATGACTTGGTCCATGTGGACGTTCAAG GTATTGTGTTTCACTACCGGGCCATCATGGGTCGCTACTCTTTGACTTTTGAAAAGGCGAAGGCAGCATGCGCCCAGAACAGTGCAGTCATGGCCTCACCTGAACAGCTTCAAGCGGCGTATGACGACGGATTCCACCAGTGTGATGCTGGCTGGCTCTCTGATCAAACAGTCAG GTACCCAATCCATGACCCTCGTGTGAACTGCTATGGTGACAAAGAGATACTGCCTGGGGTCAGGACATATGGAGTGAGGGACCTCAACGAGACTTATGACGTCTACTGCTTTGCTGAGAAGATCACAG GTAGAGTTTACTACACTGCTTCTGCGGAAAAGTTCACCTACTCTGAGGCTGTGGTGGCGTGCTCCAATCAGGGAGCTCAGCTGGCCACTACAGGTCAGCTCTACCTGGCCTGGCAACGTGGGATGGATGTTTGTAACGCTGGCTGGCTTGGAGACAGGAGCGTCCGCTATCCCATCAATGTTCGTCGGCCACAGTGTGGAGGAGGTCTGCTGGGTGTACGAACCGTTTACCTCCACAAAAACCAAACAGGATACCCCCTTCCTGAAGCCCGCTATGACGCCTTCTGCTACACTG AGTCCCCTGATGAAGAAGGTTCAGGCATAGAATCGGGAAGTGGGGTACTCAGTGTTACTACAGTAACGCAAATCCCGGAAGTGTTCCTCAGGAGCACAACCACCGAGAGTGAGGCAGTTGGAGAAGTGGAGACTCAACAACCCACCATTGTGGACATTCTCTACACTGAGGAACCCATGGATCTGTCACTGCCTCAGCTGCCCAATGTCACTGAGGTCATCACAGAGTTGACAAAGTCAGTTGATGGCCAGTCTTTAGGGAGCATTGAGCCCACTAAAGACTTTGGGGTGCTTCCAAATG GTGTGGTCTTCCATTACAGCGCAGGCTCTGGCCGATACGCCTACACCTTTGTGGAAGCTCAGCTGGCATGCCAGAGCGTTGGGGCTTCGATTGCCACTCCAGAGCAGCTGCAAGCAGCATTTGATGCTGGATATCACCAGTGTGATGCCGGGTGGTTGCTGGACCAGACTGTAAG GTATCCTATTGTTTTCCCTCGAGATAAGTGTGCTGGAGATCTGGGAGATCAACCTGGAGTTCGATCCTATGGTCTGAGGCCAGCAAATGAGAGATATGATGTGTACTGCTACATAAATGGGCTGAAAG GTGAGATTTTCCATGTGGCATCTGCTGAGGGTTTCACCTATGATGAGGCTGTTACTAGCTGTCAAAAGCAGAATGCTGTCCTAGCCTCCACTGGAGAGCTCTATGCGGCCTGGAAAATGGGTTTTGACAAGTGCCGCGCGGGCTGGCTGGCGGATCGCAGTGTCCGCTATCCCATCAACAATCCTCGCACTGAGTGTGGAGGAGGAAAGTTAGGAGTGCATACAGTTTATGCTCACTACAACCAGACAGGCTACCCTAAACTTGATTCCAAATTTGATGCATACTGTTTCCGAG ACATTCTTGTAATTTCAAATGAAACTGGACTGAACATCACAGATATCCAGGAGGCTCTAATAAACCTGACTTCAATTACTGATTTGTTGCGGCCTG tTGTTCCGTCCATTGCCCCCCCTGTCCCTGTGGAGACCTCAGGCTCTGGTTCAGGCTCAATAGACCTTGGCTCTACTGGAGATCCATCTGCAAATGTCTCTGGCTCTACAGACCTCTCTGGGTCTGGAGATCTCTCTGGTTCTGGAAAGCCAGATATCTCTGGGGACCTGTCTAGCTCTGGAGACCTGAATGGTTCTGGAGACCTGTCTGGTTCTGGAGACCTCATTGGTTCTGGAGACCTGTCTGGTTCTGGAGACCTGACTGGTTCTAGAGACCTGTCTGGTTCTGGAGACCTCACTGATTCTGGAGACCTGTCTGGTTCTGGAGACCTGACTGGTTCTAGAGACCTGTCTGGTTCTGGAGACCTGACTGGTTCTGGAGATCTCTCTGGTTCTGGAGACCATGTTATGTCTGGAGGCCTGTCTGGTTTTGGATATCTGTCTGGTTCTGAAAACAAGGTGATCTCTGGAGATCTGTCTGGTTCTGAAGACCCAGCAGTCTCTGGAGGCCTGCCTGGTTCGGGAGATCTGTCTGGTTCAGGAGATCTGTCTGGCTCTGGAGACCTGGTGATCTCGGGAGACCTGTATGGTTCTGGAGACCATGTTATGTCTGGACATTCATCCTCCTCTGGAGACCTGTCTGGTTCTGCAGACATGCCTGATAGTCTAACTGCTAAGCTACCCCGTGGGGAATCTGGTCTAAGCAGTGCAGATTTTTCTGAGTCAGGTCTCAGTGGAGAAAGAGATGACATTATTATAACTTTTTCAGGAATTGACAGCATTGTCTCTGGAGAAGGCTCAGTTTCAGGAGTACTCCAAGAAGCTGGTGAAGGAAGTACAGGGATCCTTATCTTCCCTTCATCTGGCTCTGGAGCGTTCAGTGGTAGCGGAGACCTGTCTGGATTCGCCACTGGATCTGGCTCCAATAGTGCAGAGAGTGGTTCCTCCCCAGAAAGCTTTGATGAAAGTGGACAATCGTCTGGCATGCTGTCCGGTTTCAGCAGCCAGGAGTTTTCGGGGTTCAGTGGTTTCCCGTCCGGATTTTCATCTGGAAGTGCTAGTGGGCAGACGACAGAGCTTTCAGGAAGTGGAGATGCTCCCATTATACTGCTAGAAGATAAACTCATTGATGCATCCGCCCCTATTCCCCTCAAGGAGTTTAAGCTTGGTGCAGACCAACTGATGTTTAGTGGCTCTGGAGATTTTTCAGGATCTGGGATTATCAGTGCTGATATAAGTGGCTCAGCTTCTGGAGGTGGCTCAGGGTTCTTCTCAGGTGTGACCTTTGCTGAAATTACTGTTTCATCTTCTGGACAACAGGAGGTCTCTGGGTTTTTACTCTACAGTTCTGGCCAGGGAAGTGGTGAACATGTATCTGGATCTGGAAGCTCAAATTTCATCTCTGGGTCTGGATCAGGAATGTCTGGATTTGGAATATCCAAGTACTCTACAAGTGGAGAAGAAGGCAGTGTTACTTTCTTGGATGGGGACTTTATGACAGAGGGATCTGGAGAAACTACATTCGCTCATGAGCTTGGTCAAGGGTCAGTGGAATACAGTGGAGAACaaagcagtagcagcagtggtTTCTATTCTGGCAGCGGAGCCGACCATTCATCTACGGCCAGCAATATTTTACCAGAAGCTCCTTCTGTGGTCCTGCCCTCTCCATCGAGTCAACGGGCATTTACAGTGGGCACGACAGGACCAGAGTTGGACTTCGCTGGTTCTGAACTTGCACCGACCTCCAATGTCTACATGACCGACTTCGCTGTACTTGGTCCTGCAGGAATAGCTGCTCCACCAACTGCTGCTACATCAGCCTCCAAGCAGACACCAGGCCTTATAGTAGACG GTGGCTTTAATCCATGTGAGCCCAACCCATGTGGTGGCGCTTCATGCACAGCAGAGGATGGTGTTCCCCTCTGTCATG AGGTAGATGTGTGCCATTCCAACCCTTGCACCAATGGAGCCACCTGTATGGAGAGTGCAGACTCTTACAAATGCTTATGCCTGCCCAGCTACGGAGGGAAACACTGTGAGATCG ATGAGCAGCAGTGTGAGGACCGCTGGACTAAGTTTCAAGGCAACTGCTACAGGCACTTCTCTGACAGAAAGACGTGGCTGGACGCAGAGCGGCACTGCCGGGACATGAACGCCCACCTGGTCAGCGTCGTCACGCCGGAGGAGCAAGACTTTGTCcact CAAACGCACAGGACTACCAATGGATTGGCCTGAACGACAAGACAGTAGCGAATGACTTTCGTTGGACAGATGGGACTCCACTG CAATTTCAGAACTGGAGGCCGAACCAGCCAGATAACTACCTCAGCACTGGCGAAGACTGCGTGGTGATGATCTGGCATGAGAATGGCCAGTGGAATGACGTGCCCTGCAACTACCACCTGCCATTTACCTGCAAGAAAGGCCCAG
- the LOC137106604 gene encoding aggrecan core protein-like isoform X1, producing the protein MIRCTVLLSVCLNVISASFNYYNDEANPLIDPEEVLSVTIPLEGLQHPLLGGTMTLPCFFEDHTVPDPGAPTIAPLSHRIKWSLVTKEKVTTILVALEGQVRISKSYMDRVRVMGYPSTPTDASIQISELRSSDTGVYRCQVQHGIEDNHDLVHVDVQGIVFHYRAIMGRYSLTFEKAKAACAQNSAVMASPEQLQAAYDDGFHQCDAGWLSDQTVRYPIHDPRVNCYGDKEILPGVRTYGVRDLNETYDVYCFAEKITGRVYYTASAEKFTYSEAVVACSNQGAQLATTGQLYLAWQRGMDVCNAGWLGDRSVRYPINVRRPQCGGGLLGVRTVYLHKNQTGYPLPEARYDAFCYTESPDEEGSGIESGSGVLSVTTVTQIPEVFLRSTTTESEAVGEVETQQPTIVDILYTEEPMDLSLPQLPNVTEVITELTKSVDGQSLGSIEPTKDFGVLPNGVVFHYSAGSGRYAYTFVEAQLACQSVGASIATPEQLQAAFDAGYHQCDAGWLLDQTVRYPIVFPRDKCAGDLGDQPGVRSYGLRPANERYDVYCYINGLKGEIFHVASAEGFTYDEAVTSCQKQNAVLASTGELYAAWKMGFDKCRAGWLADRSVRYPINNPRTECGGGKLGVHTVYAHYNQTGYPKLDSKFDAYCFRADILVISNETGLNITDIQEALINLTSITDLLRPVVPSIAPPVPVETSGSGSGSIDLGSTGDPSANVSGSTDLSGSGDLSGSGKPDISGDLSSSGDLNGSGDLSGSGDLIGSGDLSGSGDLTGSRDLSGSGDLTDSGDLSGSGDLTGSRDLSGSGDLTGSGDLSGSGDHVMSGGLSGFGYLSGSENKVISGDLSGSEDPAVSGGLPGSGDLSGSGDLSGSGDLVISGDLYGSGDHVMSGHSSSSGDLSGSADMPDSLTAKLPRGESGLSSADFSESGLSGERDDIIITFSGIDSIVSGEGSVSGVLQEAGEGSTGILIFPSSGSGAFSGSGDLSGFATGSGSNSAESGSSPESFDESGQSSGMLSGFSSQEFSGFSGFPSGFSSGSASGQTTELSGSGDAPIILLEDKLIDASAPIPLKEFKLGADQLMFSGSGDFSGSGIISADISGSASGGGSGFFSGVTFAEITVSSSGQQEVSGFLLYSSGQGSGEHVSGSGSSNFISGSGSGMSGFGISKYSTSGEEGSVTFLDGDFMTEGSGETTFAHELGQGSVEYSGEQSSSSSGFYSGSGADHSSTASNILPEAPSVVLPSPSSQRAFTVGTTGPELDFAGSELAPTSNVYMTDFAVLGPAGIAAPPTAATSASKQTPGLIVDGGFNPCEPNPCGGASCTAEDGVPLCHEVDVCHSNPCTNGATCMESADSYKCLCLPSYGGKHCEIDEQQCEDRWTKFQGNCYRHFSDRKTWLDAERHCRDMNAHLVSVVTPEEQDFVHSNAQDYQWIGLNDKTVANDFRWTDGTPLQFQNWRPNQPDNYLSTGEDCVVMIWHENGQWNDVPCNYHLPFTCKKGPVSCGAPPEVDNAYMFGNRREEYPVNSIIRYQCNQGFRQRHLPVVRCKADGQWETPRVECTNMVKTRKRIEPRFSRSQQEE; encoded by the exons ATGATAAGGTGCACTGTcctgctgtctgtgtgtctgaatgtcATCTCAGCATCATTTAATTATTACAATGATGAGGCAAATCCCTTGATAG ACCCAGAGGAAGTCCTGAGCGTGACTATTCCTTTGGAAGGTCTACAGCACCCGTTACTGGGAGGAACGATGACACTACCGTGTTTCTTTGAG GATCACACTGTCCCCGATCCAGGCGCTCCCACAATTGCCCCCCTTTCTCATCGTATAAAATGGAGTCTTGTCACCAAAGAGAAAGTCACAACCATCCTGGTAGCTTTGGAAGGACAGGTGCGTATCAGCAAGAGTTACATGGACAGAGTTCGAGTGATGGGCTACCCCAGTACCCCTACAGATGCTAGTATCCAGATATCCGAGCTACGATCCAGTGACACAGGAGTCTACCGCTGTCAAGTTCAGCATGGCATTGAGGACAACCATGACTTGGTCCATGTGGACGTTCAAG GTATTGTGTTTCACTACCGGGCCATCATGGGTCGCTACTCTTTGACTTTTGAAAAGGCGAAGGCAGCATGCGCCCAGAACAGTGCAGTCATGGCCTCACCTGAACAGCTTCAAGCGGCGTATGACGACGGATTCCACCAGTGTGATGCTGGCTGGCTCTCTGATCAAACAGTCAG GTACCCAATCCATGACCCTCGTGTGAACTGCTATGGTGACAAAGAGATACTGCCTGGGGTCAGGACATATGGAGTGAGGGACCTCAACGAGACTTATGACGTCTACTGCTTTGCTGAGAAGATCACAG GTAGAGTTTACTACACTGCTTCTGCGGAAAAGTTCACCTACTCTGAGGCTGTGGTGGCGTGCTCCAATCAGGGAGCTCAGCTGGCCACTACAGGTCAGCTCTACCTGGCCTGGCAACGTGGGATGGATGTTTGTAACGCTGGCTGGCTTGGAGACAGGAGCGTCCGCTATCCCATCAATGTTCGTCGGCCACAGTGTGGAGGAGGTCTGCTGGGTGTACGAACCGTTTACCTCCACAAAAACCAAACAGGATACCCCCTTCCTGAAGCCCGCTATGACGCCTTCTGCTACACTG AGTCCCCTGATGAAGAAGGTTCAGGCATAGAATCGGGAAGTGGGGTACTCAGTGTTACTACAGTAACGCAAATCCCGGAAGTGTTCCTCAGGAGCACAACCACCGAGAGTGAGGCAGTTGGAGAAGTGGAGACTCAACAACCCACCATTGTGGACATTCTCTACACTGAGGAACCCATGGATCTGTCACTGCCTCAGCTGCCCAATGTCACTGAGGTCATCACAGAGTTGACAAAGTCAGTTGATGGCCAGTCTTTAGGGAGCATTGAGCCCACTAAAGACTTTGGGGTGCTTCCAAATG GTGTGGTCTTCCATTACAGCGCAGGCTCTGGCCGATACGCCTACACCTTTGTGGAAGCTCAGCTGGCATGCCAGAGCGTTGGGGCTTCGATTGCCACTCCAGAGCAGCTGCAAGCAGCATTTGATGCTGGATATCACCAGTGTGATGCCGGGTGGTTGCTGGACCAGACTGTAAG GTATCCTATTGTTTTCCCTCGAGATAAGTGTGCTGGAGATCTGGGAGATCAACCTGGAGTTCGATCCTATGGTCTGAGGCCAGCAAATGAGAGATATGATGTGTACTGCTACATAAATGGGCTGAAAG GTGAGATTTTCCATGTGGCATCTGCTGAGGGTTTCACCTATGATGAGGCTGTTACTAGCTGTCAAAAGCAGAATGCTGTCCTAGCCTCCACTGGAGAGCTCTATGCGGCCTGGAAAATGGGTTTTGACAAGTGCCGCGCGGGCTGGCTGGCGGATCGCAGTGTCCGCTATCCCATCAACAATCCTCGCACTGAGTGTGGAGGAGGAAAGTTAGGAGTGCATACAGTTTATGCTCACTACAACCAGACAGGCTACCCTAAACTTGATTCCAAATTTGATGCATACTGTTTCCGAG CAGACATTCTTGTAATTTCAAATGAAACTGGACTGAACATCACAGATATCCAGGAGGCTCTAATAAACCTGACTTCAATTACTGATTTGTTGCGGCCTG tTGTTCCGTCCATTGCCCCCCCTGTCCCTGTGGAGACCTCAGGCTCTGGTTCAGGCTCAATAGACCTTGGCTCTACTGGAGATCCATCTGCAAATGTCTCTGGCTCTACAGACCTCTCTGGGTCTGGAGATCTCTCTGGTTCTGGAAAGCCAGATATCTCTGGGGACCTGTCTAGCTCTGGAGACCTGAATGGTTCTGGAGACCTGTCTGGTTCTGGAGACCTCATTGGTTCTGGAGACCTGTCTGGTTCTGGAGACCTGACTGGTTCTAGAGACCTGTCTGGTTCTGGAGACCTCACTGATTCTGGAGACCTGTCTGGTTCTGGAGACCTGACTGGTTCTAGAGACCTGTCTGGTTCTGGAGACCTGACTGGTTCTGGAGATCTCTCTGGTTCTGGAGACCATGTTATGTCTGGAGGCCTGTCTGGTTTTGGATATCTGTCTGGTTCTGAAAACAAGGTGATCTCTGGAGATCTGTCTGGTTCTGAAGACCCAGCAGTCTCTGGAGGCCTGCCTGGTTCGGGAGATCTGTCTGGTTCAGGAGATCTGTCTGGCTCTGGAGACCTGGTGATCTCGGGAGACCTGTATGGTTCTGGAGACCATGTTATGTCTGGACATTCATCCTCCTCTGGAGACCTGTCTGGTTCTGCAGACATGCCTGATAGTCTAACTGCTAAGCTACCCCGTGGGGAATCTGGTCTAAGCAGTGCAGATTTTTCTGAGTCAGGTCTCAGTGGAGAAAGAGATGACATTATTATAACTTTTTCAGGAATTGACAGCATTGTCTCTGGAGAAGGCTCAGTTTCAGGAGTACTCCAAGAAGCTGGTGAAGGAAGTACAGGGATCCTTATCTTCCCTTCATCTGGCTCTGGAGCGTTCAGTGGTAGCGGAGACCTGTCTGGATTCGCCACTGGATCTGGCTCCAATAGTGCAGAGAGTGGTTCCTCCCCAGAAAGCTTTGATGAAAGTGGACAATCGTCTGGCATGCTGTCCGGTTTCAGCAGCCAGGAGTTTTCGGGGTTCAGTGGTTTCCCGTCCGGATTTTCATCTGGAAGTGCTAGTGGGCAGACGACAGAGCTTTCAGGAAGTGGAGATGCTCCCATTATACTGCTAGAAGATAAACTCATTGATGCATCCGCCCCTATTCCCCTCAAGGAGTTTAAGCTTGGTGCAGACCAACTGATGTTTAGTGGCTCTGGAGATTTTTCAGGATCTGGGATTATCAGTGCTGATATAAGTGGCTCAGCTTCTGGAGGTGGCTCAGGGTTCTTCTCAGGTGTGACCTTTGCTGAAATTACTGTTTCATCTTCTGGACAACAGGAGGTCTCTGGGTTTTTACTCTACAGTTCTGGCCAGGGAAGTGGTGAACATGTATCTGGATCTGGAAGCTCAAATTTCATCTCTGGGTCTGGATCAGGAATGTCTGGATTTGGAATATCCAAGTACTCTACAAGTGGAGAAGAAGGCAGTGTTACTTTCTTGGATGGGGACTTTATGACAGAGGGATCTGGAGAAACTACATTCGCTCATGAGCTTGGTCAAGGGTCAGTGGAATACAGTGGAGAACaaagcagtagcagcagtggtTTCTATTCTGGCAGCGGAGCCGACCATTCATCTACGGCCAGCAATATTTTACCAGAAGCTCCTTCTGTGGTCCTGCCCTCTCCATCGAGTCAACGGGCATTTACAGTGGGCACGACAGGACCAGAGTTGGACTTCGCTGGTTCTGAACTTGCACCGACCTCCAATGTCTACATGACCGACTTCGCTGTACTTGGTCCTGCAGGAATAGCTGCTCCACCAACTGCTGCTACATCAGCCTCCAAGCAGACACCAGGCCTTATAGTAGACG GTGGCTTTAATCCATGTGAGCCCAACCCATGTGGTGGCGCTTCATGCACAGCAGAGGATGGTGTTCCCCTCTGTCATG AGGTAGATGTGTGCCATTCCAACCCTTGCACCAATGGAGCCACCTGTATGGAGAGTGCAGACTCTTACAAATGCTTATGCCTGCCCAGCTACGGAGGGAAACACTGTGAGATCG ATGAGCAGCAGTGTGAGGACCGCTGGACTAAGTTTCAAGGCAACTGCTACAGGCACTTCTCTGACAGAAAGACGTGGCTGGACGCAGAGCGGCACTGCCGGGACATGAACGCCCACCTGGTCAGCGTCGTCACGCCGGAGGAGCAAGACTTTGTCcact CAAACGCACAGGACTACCAATGGATTGGCCTGAACGACAAGACAGTAGCGAATGACTTTCGTTGGACAGATGGGACTCCACTG CAATTTCAGAACTGGAGGCCGAACCAGCCAGATAACTACCTCAGCACTGGCGAAGACTGCGTGGTGATGATCTGGCATGAGAATGGCCAGTGGAATGACGTGCCCTGCAACTACCACCTGCCATTTACCTGCAAGAAAGGCCCAG